From Rhizobium sp. BT03, one genomic window encodes:
- a CDS encoding inorganic phosphate transporter: protein MEATLALPLLAALVAVALFFDFLNGLHDAANSIATIVSTRVLRPQYAVFWAAFFNFIAFLFFGLHVAETLGTGIIDPAIVTPQVIFAALVGAIVWNIITWVFGIPSSSSHALVGGLVGAGLMKTGFSSIVWSGLLKTAGAIVMSPAIGFLLALLLILIVSWIFVRQTPFAVDRTFRIFQFVSASLYSLGHGGNDAQKTMGIIAVLLYSQGYLTGGFHVPLWVVLSCQGAMALGTLCGGWRIVHTMGSKITRLNPMQGFCAETGGALTLFGATWLGIPVSTTHTITGAIIGVGAARRLSAVRWGLAGNIVIAWVVTLPAAATISALCYWLSDFF from the coding sequence ATGGAAGCCACCCTCGCCCTGCCCCTCCTTGCCGCTCTCGTGGCTGTTGCCCTCTTCTTTGATTTCTTGAACGGCCTGCACGATGCCGCCAATTCGATCGCCACGATTGTGTCGACGCGGGTGCTGCGTCCGCAATATGCGGTGTTCTGGGCGGCTTTTTTCAACTTTATCGCCTTCTTGTTCTTTGGTCTGCACGTCGCAGAAACGCTCGGGACCGGCATTATCGATCCGGCCATCGTCACCCCGCAAGTCATCTTCGCGGCACTGGTGGGCGCGATCGTCTGGAACATCATCACCTGGGTCTTCGGTATCCCTTCGAGTTCATCGCATGCACTGGTCGGCGGGTTGGTAGGCGCTGGCCTGATGAAGACAGGTTTCAGTTCGATCGTCTGGAGCGGCCTGTTGAAAACGGCCGGCGCCATCGTGATGTCGCCGGCGATCGGGTTTCTCCTTGCGCTGTTGCTCATCCTGATCGTGTCGTGGATCTTCGTGCGACAGACGCCTTTCGCTGTCGATCGGACATTCCGGATTTTCCAGTTTGTCTCCGCCTCGCTCTATTCCCTCGGCCATGGCGGCAACGACGCTCAGAAGACGATGGGCATCATTGCCGTGCTGCTCTATTCGCAGGGCTACCTGACCGGCGGCTTCCATGTGCCGCTCTGGGTGGTTCTCTCATGCCAGGGCGCAATGGCGCTCGGCACACTTTGCGGCGGATGGCGGATCGTCCACACCATGGGATCGAAGATCACCCGCCTCAACCCAATGCAGGGTTTCTGTGCCGAAACCGGCGGAGCATTGACGCTGTTCGGCGCAACCTGGCTGGGCATCCCGGTCTCGACGACGCACACGATCACCGGCGCCATCATCGGCGTGGGTGCCGCCCGACGGCTGTCAGCCGTTCGCTGGGGCCTGGCCGGCAACATCGTTATCGCCTGGGTTGTCACACTCCCGGCCGCCGCGACCATTTCAGCGCTCTGCTACTGGCTTTCGGACTTCTTCTAG
- a CDS encoding DUF47 family protein — protein MLSWFRKLMPREDRFFDLFAQHSKTVVGAAEALNELLGGTDIEGHCARIVQLEDEADEITRQVLLAVRRSFVTPFDRGDIKDLIQSMDDAIDMMQKTVKTIRLFEQKSFDPVMQEMGKTIVQAAHLIAEALPLLDRISANAPRLAALAEEVTRVEGRSDELHEQGLKDLFRRHGASNAMAYLIGSEIYGELEKVVDRFEDVANEISGIVIENV, from the coding sequence ATGTTAAGCTGGTTTCGAAAACTCATGCCGCGGGAAGATCGCTTCTTCGATCTCTTCGCTCAACACTCAAAAACCGTCGTCGGTGCGGCCGAAGCGCTCAACGAACTCTTGGGCGGCACGGACATCGAAGGCCATTGCGCCCGGATCGTTCAATTGGAGGATGAAGCGGACGAGATTACCCGCCAAGTGCTGCTTGCCGTGCGCCGCAGTTTTGTCACGCCCTTCGATCGCGGCGATATCAAGGATCTCATCCAGTCGATGGATGATGCGATCGACATGATGCAGAAAACGGTGAAGACCATCCGGCTGTTCGAGCAGAAAAGCTTCGACCCTGTGATGCAGGAAATGGGAAAGACGATCGTCCAGGCGGCACATCTGATCGCCGAAGCCCTTCCCCTTCTCGACCGGATCAGCGCCAACGCCCCGCGTCTGGCCGCGCTGGCCGAAGAAGTAACGCGCGTCGAGGGCCGGTCCGACGAGTTGCATGAGCAGGGCCTGAAGGATCTCTTCCGCCGCCACGGCGCGTCAAATGCGATGGCTTATCTTATCGGCAGCGAGATTTATGGCGAGCTTGAGAAGGTCGTCGACCGTTTCGAGGATGTCGCCAATGAAATCAGTGGCATCGTCATCGAGAACGTTTGA
- the ugpB gene encoding sn-glycerol-3-phosphate ABC transporter substrate-binding protein UgpB, with translation MNKIAFFLSAGLTSLSLSVPAMAATKIQWWHAMGGENGAKLEQIAKGFNASQSDYEIVPVYKGTYDETLTGAIAAFRAKQQPAIVQVYEVGTGTMMAAQGAVYPVYQLMKDEGEAWDQSKFIAPVVGYYSDTSGNVLSLPFNSSTPIMYYNKDVFKKAGLDPETPPKTWAEVESFSRTIMKSGAAKCGFTSAWISWIQTENLNALHDKPYSTKANGFGGLDAEFTFNNDLTIRHWDNLKKWQDEGLFKFGGPVGGDNAPPMFYSQECAMYMNSSAGRAGVINNAKSFKVGFAPLPFYDDVIKQPLNSIIGGATLWTLKGRPEAEYKGVAKFFTYLQKPEVQADWHQFSGYLPITEAAYKLGQDQGYYEKNPGADIGIKQLTRVTPTDNSKGIRFGNYVQVRGIIDDEFAALLGGKKTAKEAVDSVVARGNEQLRDFESAN, from the coding sequence ATGAACAAGATCGCTTTTTTCCTGTCCGCAGGATTGACCAGCCTGTCCTTATCCGTCCCGGCCATGGCCGCCACGAAGATCCAGTGGTGGCATGCGATGGGCGGCGAGAATGGCGCGAAGCTTGAACAGATCGCCAAAGGCTTCAACGCATCTCAGTCCGATTATGAGATCGTGCCGGTCTATAAGGGCACCTATGACGAGACGCTGACCGGCGCGATCGCTGCGTTTCGTGCCAAGCAGCAGCCGGCAATCGTCCAGGTCTATGAAGTCGGCACCGGCACGATGATGGCCGCACAGGGTGCGGTCTATCCGGTTTACCAGCTGATGAAAGACGAAGGCGAGGCCTGGGACCAGAGCAAATTCATTGCCCCGGTCGTCGGCTATTACTCGGACACCAGCGGCAATGTCTTGTCGCTGCCCTTCAATTCCTCGACGCCGATCATGTATTACAACAAGGACGTCTTCAAGAAGGCCGGGCTCGATCCGGAAACGCCGCCGAAAACATGGGCGGAGGTAGAATCCTTCTCGCGGACCATCATGAAATCGGGTGCGGCCAAATGCGGCTTCACCAGCGCCTGGATCTCCTGGATCCAGACCGAAAATCTTAATGCCCTGCACGACAAGCCGTACTCCACCAAGGCCAACGGCTTCGGTGGCCTGGACGCCGAATTCACCTTCAACAACGATTTGACGATCCGCCACTGGGACAATTTGAAGAAGTGGCAGGACGAAGGTCTGTTCAAATTCGGCGGGCCTGTCGGCGGCGACAACGCACCTCCGATGTTCTATTCGCAGGAATGCGCGATGTATATGAACTCGTCGGCCGGCCGGGCCGGCGTCATCAACAACGCGAAAAGCTTCAAAGTCGGTTTTGCACCGCTTCCTTTCTACGATGACGTCATCAAGCAGCCGCTCAATTCGATCATCGGCGGCGCCACCCTCTGGACGCTGAAGGGCCGTCCGGAAGCGGAATATAAGGGTGTCGCGAAGTTCTTCACCTACCTGCAGAAGCCGGAAGTTCAGGCCGACTGGCATCAGTTCTCCGGCTACCTGCCGATCACCGAAGCTGCCTATAAGCTCGGCCAGGACCAGGGCTATTATGAGAAAAACCCCGGCGCCGACATCGGCATCAAACAGCTGACGCGGGTGACTCCCACCGACAATTCCAAGGGCATCCGTTTCGGCAATTACGTGCAGGTGCGTGGCATCATCGACGATGAGTTTGCCGCTTTGCTGGGTGGAAAGAAGACGGCGAAGGAAGCGGTCGATTCCGTCGTCGCACGCGGCAACGAACAGCTTCGCGATTTCGAGTCCGCCAACTAA
- the ugpA gene encoding sn-glycerol-3-phosphate ABC transporter permease UgpA has product MQTKRTVFPNKLLPYLLIAPQIFVTVVFFLWPAATAFWQSFLREDAFGFKTNFVWFENYRRLFADPIYINAFGHTLIFAILVTVLSTSIALLLAAAAMRVLRTSRIYSTLLIWPYAVAPAIAGILWWFMFNPSIGIVAYMLRSMGVDWNHLIDPNDAMILIVIAATWKQISYNFLFFLAALQSVPRSLQEAGAIDGAGPTKRFWTIVFPLISPTTFYLIVINIVYAMFDTFGIVHATTQGGPARATEILVYKVYFDGFIGLNLGSSAAQSVILMVIVVALTAVQFRFIERRVQY; this is encoded by the coding sequence ATGCAAACCAAACGGACCGTATTTCCCAACAAGCTTTTGCCTTACCTGCTCATTGCCCCCCAGATTTTCGTGACCGTGGTATTCTTCCTCTGGCCTGCGGCAACGGCCTTCTGGCAATCCTTCCTGCGCGAGGATGCCTTCGGCTTCAAAACGAACTTCGTCTGGTTCGAAAACTACCGTCGGCTTTTTGCCGATCCGATCTATATCAATGCCTTCGGCCACACGCTGATCTTCGCCATTCTGGTGACGGTGCTGTCGACGTCGATCGCGCTGCTCCTGGCGGCTGCGGCAATGCGCGTGCTCCGCACCTCCCGAATTTATTCGACTCTGCTGATTTGGCCCTATGCCGTCGCCCCGGCGATTGCCGGTATTCTCTGGTGGTTCATGTTCAATCCGTCGATCGGCATCGTCGCCTATATGCTGCGGTCGATGGGCGTCGATTGGAACCATCTGATCGATCCCAACGACGCGATGATCCTGATCGTGATCGCCGCCACCTGGAAACAGATATCCTATAACTTCCTGTTCTTCCTGGCTGCGCTGCAATCCGTGCCCCGCTCGCTTCAGGAGGCCGGCGCCATCGATGGGGCCGGTCCTACCAAGCGTTTCTGGACGATCGTCTTCCCGCTGATCTCGCCGACGACCTTCTATCTGATCGTCATCAATATCGTTTACGCGATGTTCGATACGTTCGGCATCGTTCATGCGACCACCCAGGGCGGGCCGGCGCGCGCAACCGAGATCCTGGTCTACAAGGTCTATTTCGACGGTTTCATCGGACTGAATCTGGGCTCGTCGGCGGCGCAGTCCGTCATTCTGATGGTGATCGTCGTTGCACTGACGGCGGTGCAGTTCCGCTTCATCGAACGCCGCGTGCAATATTGA
- the ugpE gene encoding sn-glycerol-3-phosphate ABC transporter permease UgpE: MVENRPFLNFLAHLVLILGVTIVVFPVYVAFIASSHGPNDFLSGVVPLTPGSHIIENYSTMLSSGMTSSGAPPIGPMMINSLIMAVGVAVGKIAISILSAFAIVYFRFPFRTLAFWMIFITLMLPVEVRIVPTYKVVADLGMLNNYGGLIIPLIASATATFLFRQFFLTVPDELMEAARVDGAGPMKFFRDILLPLSITNIAALFIILFVLGWNQYLWPLIITTDQSFYTVVMGIQRMAAVADAEPRWNLVMAAVILAALPPVLVIVAMQRLFVKGLVETEK, translated from the coding sequence ATGGTTGAAAATCGCCCTTTCCTGAATTTCCTTGCCCACCTTGTGCTGATCCTCGGTGTCACGATCGTGGTGTTTCCCGTTTACGTCGCTTTCATCGCATCGAGCCACGGACCCAATGACTTCTTGTCGGGTGTCGTGCCGCTGACCCCGGGAAGCCATATCATCGAGAACTACTCGACGATGCTGTCCTCGGGCATGACAAGCTCGGGCGCTCCGCCGATCGGGCCGATGATGATCAACTCGCTGATCATGGCGGTCGGCGTCGCCGTCGGGAAGATCGCCATCTCGATCCTTTCGGCCTTTGCCATCGTCTATTTCCGGTTTCCGTTCCGGACCCTGGCATTCTGGATGATTTTCATCACGCTGATGCTGCCGGTCGAGGTGCGCATCGTGCCAACGTACAAGGTCGTCGCCGACCTCGGGATGCTGAACAATTACGGCGGCCTCATCATTCCGCTGATCGCCTCGGCAACGGCGACCTTCCTGTTTCGCCAGTTCTTTCTGACGGTGCCTGACGAATTGATGGAGGCCGCGCGTGTCGACGGGGCGGGGCCGATGAAGTTCTTCCGCGATATTTTGCTGCCGCTGTCGATCACCAATATCGCCGCCTTGTTCATCATCCTCTTCGTGCTCGGCTGGAACCAGTATCTCTGGCCGCTCATCATCACCACCGACCAGAGCTTCTATACCGTCGTCATGGGAATTCAGCGCATGGCAGCGGTTGCCGATGCCGAGCCGCGCTGGAACCTCGTGATGGCAGCGGTCATTCTGGCCGCCCTGCCGCCCGTCCTCGTCATCGTCGCCATGCAACGCCTTTTTGTCAAAGGCCTGGTCGAAACGGAGAAATGA
- a CDS encoding sn-glycerol-3-phosphate import ATP-binding protein UgpC — MATINIIDVKKNYGAVPAVKGINLSVADGELIVLVGPSGCGKSTLLRMIAGLETISEGDVEIAGRNVNKAEPADRDIAMVFQNYALYPHMTVRGNLEYGLKNRGTERAEINRRVAEAAEILEIGPMLDRKPRELSGGQRQRVAMGRAIVREPAAFLFDEPLSNLDAKLRVQMRVEIRRLQRRLKTTSIYVTHDQLEAMTLADRLVVMNGGLVEQVGTPVAVYDRPASLFVASFIGSPPMNLVPVDVLRAADSAGTLALPAGTDMVGLRPDALLVTRPAEPTVRLNATVELLEPIGGESHLHVRLGESQRTVVLTVPGRPDFAENANIDVFARVDAMHPFNSNTGKRTD; from the coding sequence ATGGCCACGATCAACATCATCGACGTCAAGAAGAATTATGGTGCCGTTCCGGCTGTCAAAGGCATCAACCTGTCGGTTGCAGACGGCGAACTGATCGTGCTCGTCGGCCCCTCCGGCTGTGGGAAATCAACCCTGCTTCGCATGATCGCCGGGCTGGAAACGATCAGCGAAGGCGATGTCGAGATTGCCGGCCGCAATGTCAACAAGGCGGAGCCTGCCGACCGCGACATTGCGATGGTCTTTCAAAACTATGCGCTTTATCCGCATATGACCGTGCGGGGAAATCTCGAATATGGTTTGAAAAACCGCGGCACCGAACGGGCGGAAATCAACCGCCGCGTGGCGGAGGCCGCCGAGATCCTCGAAATCGGACCGATGTTGGACCGCAAACCGCGCGAACTCTCTGGCGGACAGCGCCAGCGTGTGGCGATGGGGCGCGCCATCGTCCGCGAGCCGGCCGCCTTTCTGTTCGACGAGCCGCTGTCCAATCTCGATGCCAAATTGCGGGTGCAGATGCGCGTCGAAATTCGCCGGCTGCAACGGCGTCTGAAGACGACCAGCATCTACGTCACGCACGATCAGCTTGAAGCGATGACCCTTGCAGACCGGCTGGTGGTGATGAACGGCGGCCTTGTCGAGCAGGTCGGCACGCCGGTGGCGGTTTACGATCGGCCGGCAAGTTTGTTTGTCGCCAGCTTCATCGGCTCGCCGCCTATGAACCTTGTGCCGGTCGACGTGCTCAGGGCTGCCGACAGTGCAGGCACCCTGGCATTGCCTGCCGGCACCGACATGGTCGGCCTTCGCCCCGACGCGTTGCTCGTCACCAGGCCGGCGGAGCCCACCGTTCGCCTGAATGCGACGGTCGAGCTGCTCGAGCCAATCGGCGGAGAAAGCCATCTGCATGTACGATTGGGTGAGAGCCAGCGGACGGTCGTCCTGACGGTGCCGGGTCGCCCGGACTTTGCCGAGAATGCGAATATCGACGTTTTCGCCCGTGTTGACGCGATGCACCCTTTTAACAGCAATACCGGTAAACGCACGGATTGA
- a CDS encoding glycerophosphoryl diester phosphodiesterase produces the protein MTTVEPRSGPPRSEVQAHRGASAVAPENTIAAFQAAAEQGAEWVELDVALLGDGTPVVIHDVSIDRCSSSKGSLADLTASDLKAIDAGAWFGPQFKGEPLPTLARVVSALGEFGLNANVEIKQHAHHKSLDQLVNVVDQHLKARAPHTRIMISSFDAAALKGMHALDPSYELAMLWSKVPADWLDILRSIPATAIHLDYKALSIGFLEEAVRHGITVRAWTCNDPKRLASFWDAGLTGVITDDPSVYLT, from the coding sequence ATGACGACCGTAGAGCCGCGATCCGGCCCGCCACGCAGTGAAGTTCAGGCGCATCGGGGCGCCTCTGCCGTGGCGCCCGAAAATACCATTGCTGCCTTCCAGGCAGCCGCCGAACAAGGCGCGGAATGGGTCGAACTCGACGTTGCTCTTCTTGGCGATGGCACGCCGGTGGTGATCCACGATGTTTCAATCGATCGCTGCTCGTCGTCAAAGGGAAGTCTTGCCGACCTCACAGCGTCGGATCTCAAGGCCATCGACGCCGGCGCATGGTTCGGCCCGCAATTCAAGGGCGAACCGCTGCCGACGCTGGCGCGGGTCGTCTCGGCTCTCGGCGAATTTGGCCTCAACGCCAATGTCGAGATCAAGCAGCACGCCCATCACAAATCGCTCGACCAGCTGGTCAATGTCGTCGATCAGCATCTGAAGGCACGGGCGCCGCACACCAGGATCATGATCTCGAGCTTTGATGCCGCTGCGCTGAAAGGAATGCATGCGCTTGATCCAAGTTACGAGCTCGCCATGCTGTGGAGCAAGGTGCCTGCGGATTGGCTGGATATCCTTCGGTCGATCCCGGCAACGGCCATCCATCTCGACTATAAGGCTCTCAGTATCGGATTTCTCGAAGAGGCCGTCCGTCACGGCATTACGGTGCGGGCCTGGACCTGCAACGACCCAAAGCGGCTCGCATCTTTCTGGGACGCGGGTTTGACCGGCGTGATAACAGACGATCCCAGTGTCTACCTCACCTAA
- a CDS encoding DeoR/GlpR family DNA-binding transcription regulator, whose amino-acid sequence MGQRIISSRQREILALIETEGVQYIEELARRYDLTTQTIRRDINALCDLGHARRFHGGVDLPVEGSNISLNARAQLNRRAKRLIAKRVAADIGAEATVFLGIGSTVQFVADALRDHQGLTVITNNIHVALSLCDAPSVEVHLTGGLLRHDDRDVVGTDVIRFVEKFYATHAVVGAGALSPLTGLMDFSYSEAQITNALLENSQTQILAADVSKWTRTASVRVAPFSKLTRFYTDRLPGEASAANALAESGLDVVTCSEETT is encoded by the coding sequence ATGGGGCAGCGGATCATATCGAGCCGGCAACGCGAGATCCTTGCGCTGATCGAGACCGAAGGTGTTCAGTACATCGAGGAGCTGGCACGTCGGTACGATCTGACGACGCAGACCATCCGTCGCGATATCAATGCCCTATGCGACCTGGGGCATGCGCGCCGCTTCCACGGCGGCGTCGACCTGCCGGTCGAGGGCAGCAACATCTCGCTCAATGCTCGCGCCCAGCTCAACCGGCGGGCCAAGCGGCTTATCGCAAAACGCGTCGCCGCCGACATCGGGGCGGAGGCGACTGTGTTTCTCGGCATCGGCAGCACGGTGCAATTCGTTGCCGACGCGCTGCGTGATCACCAGGGTCTGACGGTGATCACCAACAACATCCACGTCGCCTTGAGCCTGTGCGACGCCCCGAGTGTCGAGGTCCATTTGACCGGCGGTCTTTTGCGTCACGATGACCGCGACGTGGTCGGCACGGATGTGATCCGGTTCGTTGAAAAATTCTATGCAACCCACGCCGTGGTCGGCGCAGGCGCTCTCAGCCCGCTCACCGGCCTGATGGATTTCAGCTACAGCGAAGCCCAGATCACCAACGCGCTTCTTGAAAATTCACAAACACAGATTCTCGCCGCAGATGTCAGCAAGTGGACACGCACCGCCTCCGTGCGGGTTGCGCCATTCAGCAAACTCACCCGTTTTTACACGGATCGACTGCCCGGCGAAGCGTCGGCCGCCAATGCCCTCGCCGAAAGCGGGTTGGACGTGGTGACATGCAGCGAGGAGACGACATGA
- a CDS encoding HAD-IIB family hydrolase: MSYVDLAPSARELQDVRYLFTDIDDTLTTEGKLLPQTFEALWDLSRAGIAVVPVTGGSAGWCEHIVRAWPVAAVIGESGAYCVTRRDGDVVFDYWEDGVLQGERQRRHLQAIKALITQKRRPFRIAHDQVFRLADVAIDIQGHDPHEVEDLASSIRAMGGTVAISSIHINTWIGDYNKRSMSERVLTGLFGVDPTEMPTVTAFVGDSRNDAPMFGFIRNSFGVNNIIPVLPHLQFAPKWVSSQPAGLGFADIARSILHAVGEVSQ, encoded by the coding sequence ATGAGCTACGTGGACCTGGCGCCATCAGCGCGGGAGCTGCAGGACGTGCGCTACCTGTTCACCGACATCGACGATACCCTGACGACAGAGGGCAAACTTCTGCCGCAGACCTTTGAGGCTTTGTGGGATCTCAGCCGCGCCGGCATTGCCGTCGTGCCGGTCACGGGCGGCTCAGCCGGCTGGTGCGAGCATATCGTCCGCGCCTGGCCGGTGGCCGCCGTCATCGGCGAAAGCGGCGCATATTGCGTCACCCGCCGGGATGGCGACGTCGTCTTCGACTATTGGGAGGACGGCGTCCTGCAGGGTGAGCGCCAACGCCGGCACCTGCAGGCGATCAAAGCGCTGATCACGCAAAAGCGCAGGCCGTTCAGGATCGCCCACGACCAGGTCTTCCGGCTGGCGGATGTCGCAATCGACATTCAGGGTCACGATCCGCACGAGGTCGAAGATCTGGCGTCCAGCATTAGAGCCATGGGCGGAACGGTGGCGATCAGCTCCATCCACATCAACACCTGGATCGGCGACTACAACAAGAGATCGATGAGCGAGCGGGTTCTGACCGGCCTGTTTGGTGTCGATCCGACTGAGATGCCCACCGTGACCGCCTTCGTCGGCGACTCTCGAAACGACGCGCCGATGTTCGGCTTTATCCGCAATTCCTTCGGGGTCAACAATATCATCCCGGTCCTGCCGCACCTGCAATTCGCGCCCAAGTGGGTCTCCTCGCAGCCCGCCGGACTTGGCTTTGCCGATATTGCCCGCTCGATCCTGCACGCGGTCGGCGAAGTTTCGCAATAA
- a CDS encoding carbohydrate ABC transporter permease, with the protein MAKRSKNSALPTILTYLGLAVGLIFSTFPIVWMFFSSLKSNTEIFALPPRLLPEDFTVAAYLTIFNDPVKVRFFINSYFVAGVVTCLTLVIAILTAYGFSRYSFRFKNTLNIFIISTQTVPPITLLIPYFGMVVAFRIFDTYLALILTYMVFTLPYAVLLMTGYLNTLPKELDEAVLVDGGSSWTALWRVIVPVSIPGIVATAVYTFLLAWNEFLFALTLTKSMDLRTVPIGIQLLMGQHAFEWNEMMAMSVLGSLPLLVLYLVAQRYFLAGMTAGSVKS; encoded by the coding sequence ATGGCAAAGCGTTCCAAGAACTCGGCCCTGCCGACCATCCTGACCTATCTCGGGCTGGCGGTCGGCCTCATCTTTTCGACCTTCCCGATCGTCTGGATGTTTTTCAGCTCGCTGAAATCGAACACGGAAATCTTCGCTCTTCCGCCGCGGCTTTTGCCGGAGGATTTCACCGTGGCTGCCTATCTGACGATCTTCAACGATCCGGTGAAGGTGCGGTTCTTCATCAACAGCTACTTCGTCGCCGGCGTCGTCACTTGCCTGACCCTCGTCATCGCCATCCTGACCGCCTATGGATTCAGCCGCTACTCGTTCCGCTTCAAGAACACCTTGAACATCTTCATCATCAGCACCCAGACCGTTCCGCCGATCACTCTTCTCATCCCCTATTTCGGCATGGTCGTCGCCTTCAGGATCTTCGACACCTATCTGGCACTGATCCTCACCTACATGGTCTTCACACTGCCTTACGCGGTCCTGCTGATGACGGGCTACCTCAACACCTTGCCGAAGGAATTGGACGAGGCCGTCCTTGTCGACGGCGGCTCGAGCTGGACGGCGCTTTGGCGCGTCATCGTGCCCGTCTCCATCCCCGGCATCGTCGCCACCGCCGTCTACACATTTCTGCTGGCGTGGAACGAATTCCTCTTCGCGCTGACGCTGACAAAGTCGATGGATCTCAGAACCGTTCCGATCGGCATCCAGCTGCTGATGGGCCAGCACGCTTTCGAATGGAATGAAATGATGGCGATGAGCGTGCTGGGCTCCCTCCCCCTGCTGGTGCTGTACCTGGTTGCCCAACGCTATTTCCTGGCGGGCATGACCGCCGGCTCGGTCAAAAGCTGA
- a CDS encoding carbohydrate ABC transporter permease, producing the protein MNHSAPALVAAQVNARKKKRWLRYSTLRKLVPYFYVSPATFLLVLLMLFPMVMVFKYSLMDGAIMKKDAAFAGVQNYLTIFENPVFWQSVGQTMYFTIMSVVFHFIIGLAFALLLNTNRVDPLIRSILRVLFILPWLFTAVIIAIIWRLLLDPNGVVNSVLMALHIINFKVEWFSSTHTAIHALTFANIWAGYPLYMVSLLAGLQGISKELYEAAGIDGANELEKFWYITIPQLMPIIISIALLDFIWTMQVFPLVWMTTGGGPIYSTEVLSTFTYKLAFSQYEFSLASASAMIILIISMSVTYFYIKHQQRR; encoded by the coding sequence ATGAATCATTCCGCTCCGGCTCTGGTAGCTGCGCAAGTCAACGCGCGGAAAAAAAAAAGATGGCTTCGTTACAGCACCTTGAGGAAGCTGGTGCCGTATTTCTACGTGTCGCCGGCGACCTTTTTGCTTGTTCTGCTGATGCTGTTCCCGATGGTGATGGTCTTCAAATATTCATTGATGGACGGCGCCATCATGAAAAAGGACGCTGCATTCGCAGGCGTCCAGAATTACCTGACTATCTTCGAAAATCCGGTCTTCTGGCAGTCGGTCGGCCAGACGATGTATTTCACGATCATGAGCGTCGTCTTCCACTTCATCATCGGCCTGGCCTTTGCGCTGTTGCTGAACACCAACCGCGTCGATCCGCTGATCAGGAGCATATTACGTGTGCTCTTCATCCTGCCGTGGTTGTTCACGGCCGTCATCATCGCCATCATCTGGCGCCTGCTGCTCGACCCGAACGGCGTCGTCAACAGCGTGCTGATGGCGCTCCATATCATCAACTTCAAAGTCGAGTGGTTCTCGTCGACCCACACCGCCATTCACGCCCTGACCTTTGCCAACATCTGGGCGGGTTATCCGCTCTACATGGTCAGCCTGCTTGCCGGCCTGCAGGGCATTTCGAAGGAGCTTTACGAGGCGGCCGGAATCGACGGCGCCAACGAGCTGGAAAAATTCTGGTACATCACCATTCCGCAGCTGATGCCGATCATCATCAGCATCGCGCTTCTCGACTTCATCTGGACGATGCAGGTTTTTCCGCTCGTCTGGATGACGACGGGCGGCGGCCCGATCTATTCGACGGAGGTGCTCTCCACCTTCACCTACAAGCTCGCCTTCTCCCAGTATGAATTTTCGCTGGCTTCGGCGAGTGCGATGATCATCCTCATCATTTCGATGAGCGTCACCTACTTCTACATCAAACACCAGCAGCGCAGGTGA